The genomic window CGGGCCTACCGGCCCTCGTATTGCCGCAATCTTTGGCGACCCGCAGTACCGCAACCGCGTTGACACCGCGCGGGAAAATCTAGCGCCCAATCATTTCCGTCCGCCGGCCGCTTCGAGGATCGCCACGACCTGCTCGATCTGATCGGGGTCGTTGAACGTCCTCCGGGCTGCCCGGAGGCGCTCCTGCCAACACATGCGGAGGTAATCGCGGTCGGCGCCGGCCAGTTCGCGGCGCAACTCGTCAAATTCAGCCTGTTCGTCGGCGCTGAGCTGGAGTTGGTCGTTTTCGTCGAGCGAGGGAGATTTGCGCTTGCGTCGGGGCGGCCGGGCTTGCAGTCGGGCCAGCTTGCGGCGGGCGTAGTCGAGGGCGGTCAGGCCGGTTTCGTCCGTCAGGCTGGAGTCCGCGCCGCGCTCGAGCAAGGCCCGGACTGCCGCCGCGCTGGGGCTCGAGCCGCGAACGTTGGCGATCAGCGGGGTGCGGCCCTTAGACGAGGCGCAGTTTGGATCGATTCCCCAGGAGAGTCGCTCGGCCACGAGGTCGGCGTCGCCGCGCTGGGCGGCGAGGTACAGCAACTTTTCAAACCGGCGGCGGTGTTCGGGGTCCCGAGCCATTTTGCGAAAATCGTCCATAAGGAATCTTAGCCGCCGGCAATCGCCCCGATGATCCACAGGGGCTCCGCGCCCGACGCGATCGCGTCGGGCAGGGGAGCGTCTGACGATTCGTGGGAAAGATCGTCTTCGCAGGCGTAGAACCGAATGAACGGCCGGCGCTGCTGCGTGACTTGATCGCGGATCGTGCCGCGCAGCATCGGGAAGCGGGCCTCGAGCGCGTCGAGCACCGAGCGCTGCGTGGCCGCGCCCTCGACTTCGAGCTTCACCTCGCCGCTGGTGCGCGCCAGCAACCGCAGATGTTCGGGGATTATGACTCGGATCATGGCATTTCGCTGATTTCGAGAGACGCTACAGCCGGCGATTCCCGATGGAAGCGCCGGAAAGAAGTG from Pirellulales bacterium includes these protein-coding regions:
- a CDS encoding ankyrin repeat domain-containing protein, which produces MARDPEHRRRFEKLLYLAAQRGDADLVAERLSWGIDPNCASSKGRTPLIANVRGSSPSAAAVRALLERGADSSLTDETGLTALDYARRKLARLQARPPRRKRKSPSLDENDQLQLSADEQAEFDELRRELAGADRDYLRMCWQERLRAARRTFNDPDQIEQVVAILEAAGGRK
- a CDS encoding MoaD/ThiS family protein, with translation MIRVIIPEHLRLLARTSGEVKLEVEGAATQRSVLDALEARFPMLRGTIRDQVTQQRRPFIRFYACEDDLSHESSDAPLPDAIASGAEPLWIIGAIAGG